A region from the Sandaracinus amylolyticus genome encodes:
- the tuf gene encoding elongation factor Tu — protein sequence MAKEKFVRTKPHVNVGTIGHIDHGKTTTTAAITKVAAKKFGGKEISYSDIAKGGTVRDDSKIVTIAVSHVEYESEKRHYAHVDCPGHADYIKNMITGAAQMDGAILVVSALDGPMPQTKEHVLLAGQVGVPKIVVWLNKVDAVEDPDLLELVEMEVRDLLNKYKFDGDNAPVVRGSALKAMQGDPEGEQTVINLLNALDAWIPEPVRDTDKPFLMAIEDVFSIKGRGTVVTGRIERGVIKVGEEVEILGFRDTRKTTVTGVEMFRKLLDQGQAGDNVGCLLRGIEKDDVERGQVLAKPGSVKTHKKFNAEVYVLKKEEGGRHKPFFTNYRPQFYMRTTDVTGTIHLAEDVKMVMPGDNVSMTVELITSVALEEQQRFAIREGGRTVGAGVITKIIE from the coding sequence ATGGCCAAGGAAAAGTTCGTCCGGACCAAGCCGCACGTCAACGTCGGCACGATCGGTCACATCGATCACGGCAAGACCACGACGACCGCGGCGATCACGAAGGTCGCGGCGAAGAAGTTCGGCGGCAAGGAGATCTCGTACTCCGACATCGCCAAGGGCGGCACCGTCCGCGACGACTCGAAGATCGTCACGATCGCGGTCTCGCACGTCGAGTACGAGTCGGAGAAGCGCCACTACGCGCACGTCGACTGCCCCGGCCACGCCGACTACATCAAGAACATGATCACCGGCGCCGCCCAGATGGACGGCGCGATCCTGGTGGTCAGCGCGCTCGACGGCCCGATGCCGCAGACGAAGGAGCACGTGCTCCTCGCGGGTCAGGTCGGCGTGCCGAAGATCGTCGTCTGGCTCAACAAGGTCGACGCGGTCGAGGATCCGGACCTGCTCGAGCTCGTCGAGATGGAGGTCCGCGACCTCCTCAACAAGTACAAGTTCGACGGCGACAACGCGCCGGTCGTCCGCGGCTCGGCCCTCAAGGCCATGCAGGGCGATCCCGAGGGCGAGCAGACCGTCATCAACCTGCTCAACGCGCTCGACGCGTGGATCCCCGAGCCGGTTCGCGACACCGACAAGCCGTTCTTGATGGCGATCGAGGACGTGTTCTCGATCAAGGGCCGCGGCACGGTCGTGACGGGCCGCATCGAGCGCGGCGTGATCAAGGTCGGCGAGGAAGTCGAGATCCTCGGCTTCCGCGACACGCGCAAGACCACGGTCACCGGCGTCGAGATGTTCCGCAAGCTGCTCGACCAGGGCCAGGCTGGCGACAACGTCGGCTGCCTCCTGCGCGGCATCGAGAAGGACGACGTCGAGCGCGGCCAGGTGCTCGCGAAGCCCGGCTCGGTGAAGACGCACAAGAAGTTCAACGCCGAGGTCTACGTCCTCAAGAAGGAGGAGGGCGGCCGTCACAAGCCGTTCTTCACCAACTACCGCCCGCAGTTCTACATGCGGACGACGGACGTGACCGGCACGATCCACCTCGCCGAGGACGTGAAGATGGTCATGCCGGGCGACAACGTCTCGATGACCGTCGAGCTCATCACGTCGGTCGCGCTCGAGGAGCAGCAGCGCTTCGCGATCCGCGAGGGCGGCCGCACCGTCGGCGCCGGCGTCATCACGAAGATCATCGAGTGA
- the rplE gene encoding 50S ribosomal protein L5, whose amino-acid sequence MADQQLARLEKHYRENVVPALQKELQLGNIMEVPRLQKIVVNMGLGEAVQNQKIIESAVEELGTITGQKPVVTRAKKSIASFKLRENAPIGAMVTLRKQRMWEFLDRLVNLGLPRVRDFKGVSPKAFDGRGNYTLGVREQIIFPEIDYDKIEKIKGMNVTFVTTARTDEQGRALLRELGMPFRK is encoded by the coding sequence ATGGCGGATCAGCAGCTCGCGCGTCTCGAGAAGCACTACCGGGAGAACGTCGTCCCGGCGCTCCAGAAGGAACTCCAGCTCGGGAACATCATGGAGGTTCCCCGGCTGCAGAAGATCGTGGTCAACATGGGTCTGGGCGAGGCCGTCCAGAACCAGAAGATCATCGAGTCGGCGGTCGAGGAGCTCGGCACGATCACCGGCCAGAAGCCGGTCGTGACCCGCGCGAAGAAGTCGATCGCGAGCTTCAAGCTGCGCGAGAACGCGCCGATCGGTGCGATGGTCACCCTGCGCAAGCAGCGCATGTGGGAGTTCCTCGACCGGCTCGTGAACCTCGGTCTTCCGCGCGTGCGCGACTTCAAGGGCGTGAGCCCGAAGGCGTTCGACGGCCGCGGGAACTACACGCTGGGCGTGCGCGAGCAGATCATCTTCCCCGAGATCGACTACGACAAGATCGAGAAGATCAAGGGCATGAACGTCACCTTCGTGACCACCGCCCGCACCGACGAACAGGGACGCGCGCTCCTCCGCGAGCTCGGGATGCCCTTCCGCAAGTAA
- a CDS encoding 50S ribosomal protein L23: protein MLPEHVIKRPLILTEKGNALRETQNKYLFEVARGANKIEIKNAVETLFNVAVVDVQTMIVRGRMRRMGRGHAKTQNWKKAIVQVREGETIDLGEGT from the coding sequence ATGCTTCCCGAGCACGTCATCAAGCGCCCGCTGATCCTGACCGAGAAGGGCAACGCTCTGCGTGAGACGCAGAACAAGTACCTCTTCGAGGTCGCGCGCGGCGCGAACAAGATCGAGATCAAGAACGCGGTCGAGACGCTCTTCAACGTCGCAGTCGTCGACGTGCAGACGATGATCGTCCGCGGTCGCATGCGCCGCATGGGACGCGGCCACGCGAAGACGCAGAACTGGAAGAAGGCGATCGTGCAGGTCCGCGAGGGCGAGACGATCGACCTCGGTGAAGGAACCTGA
- the rpsJ gene encoding 30S ribosomal protein S10 has protein sequence MAAATKIRIRLKAYDHRLLDQSASEIVDTAKRTGARVAGPIPLPTRISKFTVLRGPHVDKKSREQFEIRTHKRLLDILEPNQQTLEALMKLDLSAGVEVEIKS, from the coding sequence ATGGCTGCTGCCACGAAGATCCGGATTCGCCTCAAGGCGTACGACCACCGCCTGCTCGACCAGAGCGCGTCGGAGATCGTCGACACCGCGAAGCGGACCGGCGCGCGCGTCGCGGGACCGATCCCGCTGCCCACCCGCATCTCGAAGTTCACGGTTCTCCGTGGCCCGCACGTCGACAAGAAGTCGCGTGAACAGTTCGAGATCCGCACTCACAAGCGCCTTCTCGACATCCTCGAGCCGAACCAGCAGACGCTCGAGGCCCTCATGAAGCTCGATCTCTCGGCGGGTGTCGAGGTCGAGATCAAGAGCTGA
- the rpsL gene encoding 30S ribosomal protein S12, producing the protein MPTINQLVRKGREKVRHKTASPALQECPQKRGVCTRVYTTTPKKPNSALRKVARVRLSNGIEVTTYIPGEGHNLQEHSVVLIRGGRVKDLPGVRYHVVRGALDASGASGPSNTNKAIRTQGRSKYGVKRAKK; encoded by the coding sequence ATGCCGACCATCAACCAGCTCGTTCGTAAGGGTCGCGAGAAGGTGCGCCACAAGACGGCGTCCCCCGCGCTCCAGGAGTGCCCGCAGAAGCGCGGCGTCTGCACCCGCGTGTACACGACCACGCCGAAGAAGCCGAACTCGGCGCTCCGCAAGGTCGCCCGCGTGCGCCTCTCGAACGGCATCGAGGTCACGACGTACATCCCGGGTGAGGGCCACAACCTGCAGGAGCACTCGGTCGTGCTCATCCGCGGTGGCCGCGTGAAGGATCTCCCCGGCGTGCGCTACCACGTCGTCCGTGGCGCGCTCGACGCGTCGGGCGCGTCGGGCCCGTCGAACACGAACAAGGCGATCCGCACGCAGGGTCGTTCGAAGTACGGCGTCAAGCGCGCCAAGAAGTGA
- the rpsQ gene encoding 30S ribosomal protein S17, which translates to MSDATQAKGPTPKNDEERGNKRHLVGRVISDTASAGRAKKTVTVEVVRRLRDPIYGKYIKRRKRYHAHDETEQFRTNDLIEIRESRPLSATKRWVAVRLVDRPEEV; encoded by the coding sequence ATGAGCGACGCGACGCAGGCCAAGGGGCCGACGCCGAAGAACGACGAGGAGCGCGGAAACAAGCGCCACCTGGTCGGCCGTGTGATCAGCGACACCGCGAGCGCGGGCCGCGCGAAGAAGACCGTGACGGTCGAGGTGGTCCGCCGCCTTCGCGACCCGATCTACGGCAAGTACATCAAGCGCCGGAAGCGCTACCACGCGCACGACGAGACCGAGCAGTTCCGCACGAACGATCTCATCGAGATCCGTGAGAGCCGCCCGCTCTCGGCCACGAAGCGCTGGGTCGCCGTGCGCCTCGTCGATCGCCCCGAGGAGGTCTGA
- the rplB gene encoding 50S ribosomal protein L2 — MAIRKFKPTSAGRRHFEVPDFSVLTKGAAVERKLTESQHSKAGRNNSGRITSRFRGGGHKRRYRVIDFKRNKIGVPAKVHSIQYDPNRSARVALLHYLDGEKAYILAPDGLKQGDTVVSSKNADITPGNALRLRFIPVGTMVHNIELKIGKGGQLVRSAGAAAQLMAKDGEYAQVRLPSGEVRMVHLNCRATVGQVSNLQHARVSHGKAGRTRWLGRRPHNRGVAMNPVDHPMGGGEGRTSGGRHPCSPWGQLAKGLKTRTNKTSDKFIVKRRDK; from the coding sequence ATGGCGATCCGCAAGTTCAAGCCGACGTCGGCGGGACGCCGCCACTTCGAGGTGCCGGACTTCTCGGTCCTCACCAAGGGCGCGGCGGTCGAGCGCAAGCTCACCGAGTCGCAGCACTCGAAGGCCGGCCGTAACAACAGCGGCCGCATCACCTCGCGGTTCCGCGGCGGTGGCCACAAGCGCCGCTATCGCGTCATCGACTTCAAGCGCAACAAGATCGGCGTGCCCGCGAAGGTGCACTCGATCCAGTACGACCCCAATCGCTCGGCGCGCGTCGCGCTCCTGCACTACCTCGACGGCGAGAAGGCGTACATCCTCGCGCCGGACGGCCTGAAGCAGGGCGACACGGTCGTCTCGAGCAAGAACGCCGACATCACGCCGGGCAACGCGCTTCGTCTGCGCTTCATCCCGGTGGGCACGATGGTCCACAACATCGAGCTCAAGATCGGCAAGGGCGGTCAGCTCGTCCGCTCGGCCGGCGCCGCGGCGCAGCTGATGGCGAAGGACGGCGAGTACGCGCAGGTTCGTCTGCCCAGCGGCGAGGTCCGCATGGTGCACCTGAACTGCCGCGCGACCGTCGGTCAGGTCTCGAACCTCCAGCACGCGCGCGTCTCGCACGGCAAGGCGGGTCGCACGCGCTGGCTCGGTCGCCGCCCGCACAACCGCGGTGTCGCGATGAACCCGGTCGATCACCCGATGGGTGGTGGTGAGGGTCGCACGTCCGGTGGTCGTCACCCCTGCTCGCCGTGGGGCCAGCTCGCGAAGGGCCTGAAGACCCGCACGAACAAGACGAGCGACAAGTTCATCGTCAAGCGCCGCGACAAGTGA
- the rplV gene encoding 50S ribosomal protein L22: protein MEAIAKARNQRIAVRKARVIANLIRGRNAAEALEMLRFTKKAAAPIVAKLLDSAISNARQKDQNVDLDNLVVKTVFADKAPDRFMRRWRPRAQGRATRITKGMSHITLVVSDEG from the coding sequence ATGGAAGCCATCGCGAAGGCTCGGAACCAGCGTATCGCCGTCCGCAAGGCGCGCGTGATCGCGAACCTGATCCGCGGACGCAACGCCGCCGAGGCGCTCGAGATGCTGCGCTTCACCAAGAAGGCGGCCGCGCCGATCGTGGCGAAGCTCCTCGACAGCGCGATCTCGAACGCGCGTCAGAAGGACCAGAACGTCGATCTCGACAACCTCGTCGTGAAGACGGTCTTCGCGGACAAGGCGCCCGACCGGTTCATGCGCCGCTGGCGTCCGCGCGCCCAGGGCCGCGCGACCCGCATCACCAAGGGCATGAGCCACATCACGCTCGTCGTGTCGGACGAAGGCTGA
- the rpsG gene encoding 30S ribosomal protein S7, translating into MPRRREVPKRKILPDPKFHDRMIAKFCNVVMKDGKKSTAEHIVYGALDVIGNRYKEDPIEVFRKAIDTVKPKVEVKSRRVGGATYQVPVEVRPERRVALAMRWLVDYARDRGEKTMVERLAAELKEASEGRGNAVKKREDVHKMADANKAFAHYRW; encoded by the coding sequence ATGCCGCGCCGTCGCGAAGTCCCCAAGCGCAAGATCCTTCCCGATCCGAAGTTCCACGATCGGATGATCGCGAAGTTCTGCAACGTCGTCATGAAGGACGGCAAGAAGAGCACGGCCGAGCACATCGTGTACGGCGCGCTCGACGTGATCGGCAATCGCTACAAGGAGGACCCGATCGAGGTCTTCCGCAAGGCGATCGACACGGTGAAGCCGAAGGTCGAGGTCAAGAGCCGCCGCGTCGGTGGCGCGACCTACCAGGTGCCCGTCGAGGTCCGCCCCGAACGCCGCGTCGCGCTCGCGATGCGCTGGCTCGTCGACTACGCCCGCGATCGCGGCGAGAAGACGATGGTCGAGCGCCTCGCGGCCGAGCTGAAGGAAGCGTCCGAGGGCCGTGGCAACGCGGTCAAGAAGCGCGAGGACGTGCACAAGATGGCCGACGCGAACAAGGCGTTCGCGCACTACCGCTGGTGA
- the rplD gene encoding 50S ribosomal protein L4, producing the protein MAKIPVYNLRRESVGELELSDEVFGRDVNEALLYEVVKAQLASKRSGTHKTKNRAEVSGSTKKIYRQKGTGSARHGDRNAPNFVGGGQVHGPVPRDYSYRPNRKQRIGALASALSMKLKEGRLTVVDTFDLAEIKTKALAGVLSTLKVGKSSLIVDAKGNDKLQLSARNLDAHQYLPPEGVNVYDLLRHEHVVLTKSAAQALEARCKSA; encoded by the coding sequence ATGGCAAAGATTCCGGTCTACAACCTGCGCCGCGAGAGCGTGGGCGAGCTCGAGCTGTCGGACGAAGTGTTCGGCCGCGACGTCAACGAAGCGCTTCTCTACGAAGTCGTGAAGGCGCAGCTCGCGAGCAAGCGCTCGGGCACGCACAAGACGAAGAACCGCGCCGAGGTCTCGGGCAGCACGAAGAAGATCTACCGCCAGAAGGGCACGGGCTCGGCGCGTCACGGCGACCGCAATGCCCCGAACTTCGTCGGGGGTGGTCAGGTCCACGGCCCCGTGCCGCGCGACTACTCGTACCGTCCGAACCGCAAGCAGCGCATCGGCGCGCTCGCGAGCGCGCTCTCGATGAAGCTCAAGGAAGGCCGCCTCACGGTGGTCGACACCTTCGACCTCGCCGAGATCAAGACGAAGGCGCTCGCGGGCGTCCTCTCGACCCTCAAGGTCGGCAAGAGCTCGCTGATCGTCGACGCGAAGGGCAACGACAAGCTCCAGCTGTCGGCCCGCAATCTCGACGCGCACCAGTATCTTCCGCCCGAGGGCGTCAACGTGTACGACCTGCTCCGTCACGAGCACGTCGTGCTGACCAAGAGCGCGGCGCAGGCCCTCGAGGCCCGCTGCAAGAGCGCGTGA
- the rplX gene encoding 50S ribosomal protein L24 translates to MRVKKDDQVVVIAGKDKGTKGRVLRVIREEDRVIVEGVNRVKRHTKPTPKNPSGGIIEKEAAIHISNVMLVDAKTDKPTRVRFAEKDGKKVRVAVKSGAAID, encoded by the coding sequence ATCCGCGTCAAGAAGGACGACCAGGTCGTCGTCATCGCCGGCAAGGACAAGGGCACGAAGGGCCGCGTCCTGCGCGTGATCCGCGAGGAGGATCGCGTGATCGTCGAGGGCGTGAACCGCGTGAAGCGGCACACCAAGCCCACGCCGAAGAACCCGTCGGGCGGCATCATCGAGAAGGAAGCCGCGATCCACATCTCGAACGTCATGCTCGTCGACGCGAAGACGGACAAGCCCACGCGCGTCCGCTTCGCCGAGAAGGATGGCAAGAAGGTCCGCGTCGCCGTGAAGAGCGGCGCGGCGATCGACTGA
- the rplN gene encoding 50S ribosomal protein L14 translates to MIQQQTELDVADNSGAKRVECIKVLGGSRRRWAGLGDLIVVAVKEALPTAKVKKGDVAKAVVVRTRREYQRADGSYIKFDHNSAVLLNAQLEPIGTRIFGPVARELRGKKFMKIISLAPEVV, encoded by the coding sequence ATGATCCAGCAGCAGACCGAGCTCGACGTCGCCGACAACAGCGGCGCGAAGCGCGTGGAGTGCATCAAGGTCCTCGGCGGCTCGCGTCGTCGTTGGGCCGGCCTCGGCGACTTGATCGTCGTCGCGGTGAAGGAAGCGCTGCCGACGGCGAAGGTGAAGAAGGGTGACGTGGCGAAGGCCGTCGTCGTCCGTACCCGCCGCGAGTACCAGCGCGCCGACGGCAGCTACATCAAGTTCGACCACAACAGCGCGGTGCTGCTCAATGCGCAGCTCGAGCCGATCGGCACGCGCATCTTCGGGCCGGTGGCGCGCGAGCTCCGCGGCAAGAAGTTCATGAAGATCATCAGCCTCGCGCCCGAGGTGGTGTGA
- the fusA gene encoding elongation factor G has protein sequence MPREYPLERTRNIGIMAHIDAGKTTTTERILFYTGVNYKIGEVHDGAATMDYMEQEQERGITITSAATTCFWRPELGLFNGQQFRVNIIDTPGHVDFTIEVERSLRVLDGAVTVFDGVAGVEPQSETVWRQADRWRVPRICFINKMDRAGANFDRSFLSIKERLGANAIAVQLPLGTEENHRGILDIVRMKAFVFHDDAKGSKYDVVEIPAEYQDQANKTRERLLEAVAELDDKLMERYLEGDTSFSVDEILSALRTGTLAFKCVPVICGSAFKNKGVQLLLNAVVDFLPSPLDIPPVQGEDVDDAEKKLSRKADDNEPFAGLAFKIINDPFVGQLTFIRVYSGTLESGASVLNSTKGKRERIGRLLRMHANKREEIKDIQAGNICAAVGLKDVRTGDTLCDEKHPIILERMIFPEPVISQAIEPKTKADQTKLGEALGKLIAEDPSFRAYTNAETGQTIIAGQGELHLEIMVDRLKREHKVESNVGAPEVAYRESIQKPVKKIEGKYVKQSGGRGQYGHVYIDLEPGEPGSGFVFENGIVGGVVPKEFIPPVEKGIKDAMTRGVLAGYPVIDVKARLVDGSYHDVDSNANAFEIAGSMAFQEAAKRSGLNLLEPMMAVEVVCPEDFMGDVIGDLNSRRGQVKNMDQRGNMKVVTADVPLANMFGYSTDLRSKTQGRASYTMTFSHYAAVPNNVADGIIAKVKGKG, from the coding sequence GTGCCCCGCGAGTACCCGCTCGAGAGAACGCGCAACATCGGCATCATGGCGCACATCGATGCCGGCAAGACCACGACGACCGAGCGCATCCTCTTCTACACGGGCGTCAACTACAAGATCGGCGAAGTCCACGACGGCGCTGCGACCATGGACTACATGGAGCAGGAGCAGGAGCGTGGAATCACGATCACCTCCGCGGCGACGACCTGCTTTTGGCGTCCGGAGCTGGGCCTGTTCAACGGCCAGCAGTTCCGCGTGAACATCATCGACACCCCCGGCCACGTCGACTTCACGATCGAAGTCGAGCGCTCGCTGCGCGTGCTCGATGGCGCGGTGACGGTGTTCGACGGCGTCGCCGGCGTCGAGCCGCAGTCCGAGACGGTGTGGCGTCAGGCCGACCGTTGGCGTGTTCCGCGCATCTGCTTCATCAACAAGATGGACCGCGCGGGCGCGAACTTCGACCGCTCGTTCCTGTCGATCAAGGAGCGCCTCGGCGCGAACGCGATCGCGGTGCAGCTGCCCCTCGGCACCGAGGAGAACCACCGCGGCATCCTCGACATCGTCCGCATGAAGGCGTTCGTCTTCCACGACGACGCGAAGGGCTCGAAGTACGACGTCGTCGAGATCCCGGCGGAGTACCAGGACCAGGCGAACAAGACGCGCGAGCGTCTGCTCGAGGCGGTCGCCGAGCTCGATGACAAGCTCATGGAGCGCTACCTCGAGGGCGACACGAGCTTCAGCGTCGACGAGATCTTGAGCGCGCTCCGGACTGGCACCCTCGCGTTCAAGTGCGTGCCCGTCATCTGCGGGTCGGCCTTCAAGAACAAGGGCGTCCAGCTCCTGCTCAACGCGGTCGTCGACTTCCTCCCGTCGCCCCTCGACATCCCGCCCGTGCAGGGCGAGGACGTCGACGACGCGGAGAAGAAGCTCTCGCGCAAGGCGGACGACAACGAGCCCTTCGCCGGCCTCGCGTTCAAGATCATCAACGACCCGTTCGTCGGTCAGCTGACCTTCATCCGCGTCTACTCGGGCACGCTCGAGAGCGGCGCGTCGGTGCTCAACAGCACGAAGGGCAAGCGCGAGCGCATCGGTCGTCTCCTCCGCATGCACGCGAACAAGCGCGAGGAGATCAAGGACATCCAGGCGGGCAACATCTGCGCGGCCGTCGGCCTCAAGGACGTCCGCACGGGTGACACGCTCTGCGACGAGAAGCACCCGATCATCCTCGAGCGGATGATCTTCCCGGAGCCGGTCATCTCGCAGGCGATCGAGCCGAAGACGAAGGCCGATCAGACGAAGCTCGGCGAGGCGCTCGGCAAGCTGATCGCGGAGGACCCCTCGTTCCGCGCGTACACGAACGCGGAGACCGGCCAGACGATCATCGCCGGCCAGGGCGAGCTGCACCTCGAGATCATGGTCGACCGGCTCAAGCGCGAGCACAAGGTCGAGTCGAACGTCGGTGCGCCCGAAGTCGCGTACCGCGAGTCGATCCAGAAGCCCGTCAAGAAGATCGAGGGCAAGTACGTCAAGCAGTCGGGTGGTCGCGGCCAGTACGGCCACGTCTACATCGACCTCGAGCCGGGTGAGCCGGGCAGCGGCTTCGTGTTCGAGAACGGGATCGTCGGCGGCGTGGTGCCGAAGGAGTTCATCCCGCCGGTCGAGAAGGGCATCAAGGACGCGATGACGCGCGGCGTGCTCGCGGGCTATCCCGTGATCGACGTGAAGGCGCGCCTCGTCGACGGCAGCTATCACGACGTCGACTCGAACGCGAACGCGTTCGAGATCGCCGGCTCGATGGCCTTCCAGGAAGCCGCGAAGCGTTCGGGCCTCAACCTCCTCGAGCCGATGATGGCAGTCGAGGTGGTCTGTCCCGAGGACTTCATGGGCGACGTCATCGGCGACCTCAACTCGCGCCGCGGCCAGGTCAAGAACATGGACCAGCGCGGCAACATGAAGGTCGTCACCGCCGACGTGCCGCTCGCGAACATGTTCGGTTACTCGACGGATCTGCGCAGCAAGACGCAGGGTCGCGCGAGCTACACGATGACCTTCTCGCACTACGCCGCGGTGCCGAACAACGTCGCGGACGGAATCATCGCGAAGGTCAAGGGCAAGGGCTGA
- the rplP gene encoding 50S ribosomal protein L16, with protein MLQPKRTKFRKSHTGNLRGVAQRGSSVSFGDFGLQALESGHITSRQIEAARMAIQRHAKRAGKLYIRIFPDQPFTKKPLETRMGTGKGAVEGWRAQILPGRILYEMEGVEESVAREAFRLAGHKLPVATRFVMRSQQL; from the coding sequence ATGCTGCAGCCCAAGCGCACCAAGTTCCGCAAGTCGCACACCGGCAATCTCCGTGGCGTCGCCCAGCGCGGCAGCTCGGTCTCGTTCGGTGATTTCGGCCTCCAGGCCCTCGAGAGCGGTCACATCACCTCGCGTCAGATCGAGGCCGCTCGTATGGCGATCCAGCGCCACGCGAAGCGCGCTGGCAAGCTCTACATCCGCATCTTCCCCGACCAGCCCTTCACGAAGAAGCCCCTCGAGACCCGAATGGGTACCGGCAAGGGCGCAGTCGAGGGTTGGCGCGCGCAGATCCTGCCCGGCCGCATCCTCTACGAGATGGAGGGCGTCGAGGAGTCGGTCGCGCGCGAGGCGTTCCGTCTGGCCGGGCACAAGCTCCCGGTCGCCACCCGCTTCGTGATGAGGAGTCAGCAGCTGTGA
- the rpmC gene encoding 50S ribosomal protein L29: MTKPSELRDKTDDELKELEKSMTRELWQSRFSNYSNQLDDTDKIRRLRRDIARVKTLMTERATKAAGENG, encoded by the coding sequence GTGACGAAGCCTTCCGAGCTCCGTGACAAGACCGACGACGAGCTCAAGGAGCTCGAGAAGTCGATGACGCGCGAACTGTGGCAGTCGCGCTTCTCGAACTACTCGAACCAGCTCGACGACACCGACAAGATCCGCCGTCTCCGTCGCGACATCGCTCGCGTGAAGACGCTGATGACCGAGCGCGCGACGAAGGCCGCCGGCGAGAACGGGTGA
- the rpsC gene encoding 30S ribosomal protein S3, translating into MGQKTHPYGFRLGVIRTWNSKWYEDKNYSKWLHEDLALREHVRTNYAHAGIAAIEIERAANKVKVVISTSRPGIIIGKRGAGVEQLRGELQKLTGNELFVDITEVRKAETNAQLVAENIATQLERRVAFRRAMKKALQTAMKFGVKGIRIYAGGRLGGAEIARSERYREGRVPLHTLRADIEFGVATAKTTYGTIGVKVWIFKGEVLPQRRRRQPVAG; encoded by the coding sequence GTGGGTCAGAAGACGCATCCGTACGGGTTCCGCCTCGGAGTGATCCGAACCTGGAACTCCAAGTGGTACGAGGACAAGAACTACTCGAAGTGGCTCCACGAGGACCTCGCCCTTCGTGAGCACGTTCGCACCAACTACGCGCACGCCGGCATCGCGGCGATCGAGATCGAGCGCGCGGCGAACAAGGTGAAGGTCGTCATCTCGACCTCGCGCCCCGGCATCATCATCGGCAAGCGCGGCGCAGGCGTCGAGCAGCTCCGTGGCGAGCTCCAGAAGCTCACCGGCAACGAGCTCTTCGTCGACATCACCGAGGTCCGCAAGGCCGAGACGAACGCGCAGCTCGTCGCCGAGAACATCGCGACGCAGCTCGAGCGCCGTGTCGCGTTCCGCCGCGCGATGAAGAAGGCGCTCCAGACCGCGATGAAGTTCGGCGTGAAGGGCATCCGCATCTACGCCGGCGGCCGCCTCGGCGGCGCCGAGATCGCGCGCTCGGAGCGCTACCGCGAGGGCCGCGTGCCGCTCCACACGCTGCGCGCCGACATCGAGTTCGGCGTCGCGACCGCGAAGACGACCTACGGCACGATCGGCGTGAAGGTCTGGATCTTCAAGGGCGAGGTGCTCCCGCAGCGCCGCCGCCGCCAGCCCGTCGCCGGCTGA
- the rpsS gene encoding 30S ribosomal protein S19: MARSLKKGPFVDAPLAAKVETSARNNDRRVIKTWSRRSTITPDFVGLSFNVHNGRKFITVFVTENMVGHKLGEFAPTRTFGGHAADRKAKAPPAKK; the protein is encoded by the coding sequence ATGGCACGCTCGCTCAAGAAGGGCCCCTTCGTCGACGCCCCGCTCGCCGCCAAGGTCGAGACGTCGGCTCGCAACAACGATCGCCGCGTCATCAAGACGTGGTCGCGTCGCTCGACGATCACCCCCGACTTCGTCGGTCTGAGCTTCAACGTCCACAACGGACGCAAGTTCATCACGGTGTTCGTCACCGAGAACATGGTCGGTCACAAGCTCGGCGAGTTCGCGCCCACGCGCACCTTCGGCGGGCACGCGGCGGATCGCAAGGCGAAGGCGCCGCCCGCCAAGAAGTGA
- a CDS encoding type Z 30S ribosomal protein S14 — protein MASARAFAKMEKTPKFQVRYRNRCKVCGRPRAVYRKFELCRVCLRKYALAGDIPGVTKSSW, from the coding sequence ATGGCCAGCGCCCGCGCGTTCGCGAAGATGGAGAAGACGCCCAAGTTCCAGGTGCGTTACCGCAACCGGTGCAAGGTGTGCGGTCGCCCCCGGGCGGTCTATCGGAAGTTCGAGCTCTGCCGCGTTTGCCTGCGGAAGTACGCCCTCGCGGGCGACATCCCGGGCGTGACGAAGAGCTCGTGGTGA